A single region of the Grus americana isolate bGruAme1 chromosome 3, bGruAme1.mat, whole genome shotgun sequence genome encodes:
- the GZF1 gene encoding GDNF-inducible zinc finger protein 1, whose translation MESNAVLLESKSSPINLLNEMHQLRLLGHLCDVTVSVEYQGVRAEFVAHKAVLAATSKFFKEVFLNEKGMEGPRTNVFLNEVQVADFASFLEFVYTAKVEVEEDRVQRMLEIAEKLKCLDLSETCFQLKKQMLESVLLELQNFSESQNSEEESAAQPSVLLESKAAAVAEADQADRPLAPLDSPADRRSNGTSPEMPATKSKEKMDKKNKEMMKPPYAKIRRASGRLAGRKVFVEIPKKKYTRRLREQQKSAEVAVEENKYPQDQDMCDVEREEGQAENNIKPESEECDGNFESEESLKKSEEDKKKRGSNFKCSTCEKEFLYEKSFLKHVKHSHGIAAEIIYRCETCSQTFANRCNLKSHQRHVHSSERHFPCELCGKKFKRKKDVKRHILQVHEGGGERHQCQQCGKGLSSKTALRLHERTHTGDKPYGCTECEAKFSQPSALKTHMRIHTGEKPFVCDECGARFTQNHMLIYHKRCHTGERPFMCETCGKSFASKEYLKHHNRIHTGSKPFKCEVCFRTFAQRNSLYQHIKVHTGERPYCCDQCGKQFTQLNALQRHHRIHTGEKPFMCNACGRTFTDKSTLRRHTSIHDKNTPWKSFLVIVEGASKNDEGHKTELPDEEYDVSPKIPEKLLSFPENGHYQNLTAVPGSVTALHDAGSAAGTDCKSDGTPGPQEALIATALSELTVLHTPTDAVQPQLHALVNME comes from the exons atggaaagtAATGCGGTTTTACTGGAATCCAAGTCCTCTCCCATCAACCTCCTGAACGAAATGCATCAGCTGCGTCTCCTGGGCCACCTCTGCGACGTGACTGTCAGCGTGGAGTACCAAGGCGTCAGGGCAGAGTTTGTTGCTCACAAGGCTGTATTGGCAGCGACAAGCAAGTTTTTCAAGGAGGTGTTCCTTAACGAGAAGGGCATGGAAGGCCCAAGGACCAACGTGTTCTTGAATGAGGTCCAGGTTGCtgattttgcttcatttcttgaGTTTGTCTATACCGCTAAGGTAGAAGTGGAAGAAGACAGAGTGCAGCGTATGCTAGAAATAGCCGAAAAGCTGAAGTGCTTGGACCTCTCGGAAACCTGCTTTCAATTAAAGAAGCAGATGCTTGAATCGGTGCTGCTGGAGTTGCAAAACTTCTCGGAATCACAGAACTCCGAGGAAGAGAGCGCCGCCCAGCCAAGCGTTTTGCTCGAGTccaaagcagctgctgtggcagAAGCTGACCAGGCAGACCGTCCTCTGGCTCCTCTGGATTCCCCAGCTGACAGGCGCAGCAATGGAACGTCTCCCGAGATGCCAGCTACcaaatcaaaagagaaaatggacaaaaaaaataaggaaatgatGAAGCCTCCTTATGCCAAAATCAGGAGGGCAAGCGGGAGGCTGGCTGGGAGGAAAGTATTTGTGGAAATCCCGAAGAAGAAATACACGAGGCGGCTGAGGGAGCAGCAGAAGAGTGCAGAGGTTGCtgttgaagaaaacaaatatcctCAAGACCAGGATATGTGTGatgtggagagagaggaggggcAAGCAGAGAACAACATCAAACCTGAAAGTGAAGAATGCGATGGCAACTTTGAATCAgaagaaagcctgaaaaaatcCGAAGAGGATAAAAAGAAACGAGGCAGCAACTTCAAGTGCAGCACCTGTGAGAAGGAATTCCTGTATGAGAAAAGTTTTCTCAAGCACGTAAAGCACAGCCACGGCATTGCGGCCGAAATCATTTATCGGTGTGAAACCTGCAGTCAGACCTTTGCCAACCGGTGCAACCTAAAAAGCCACCAGCGCCATGTCCACAGCAGCGAGCGCCACTTCCCTTGTGAGCTCTGCGGTAAGAAGTTCAAGAGGAAGAAGGACGTCAAGAGGCACATTCTCCAGGTTCATGAGGGTGGTGGGGAGCGTCATCAGTGCCAACAGTGTGGAAAGGGGTTGAGCTCCAAAACTGCCTTGAGGCTCCATGAAAGGACGCATACAGGCGACAAGCCTTATGGGTGCACAGAGTGTGAGGCTAAATTTTCTCAGCCTTCTGCACTTAAAACACACATGAG aATCCATACTGGTGAAAAACCTTTTGTCTGTGATGAGTGTGGCGCCAGGTTCACTCAGAATCACATGCTTATATATCACAAACGGTGTCACACAG GGGAAAGGCCTTTCATGTGTGAAACCTGCGGGAAGAGCTTTGCCTCTAAGGAGTACTTGAAACACCACAACAGAATCCATACCGGATCCAAACCGTTCAAATGTGAAGTGTGCTTCAGAACGTTTGCACAGAGGAACTCGCTCTACCAGCACATAAAAGTTCACACAG GTGAGCGACCCTATTGCTGTGACCAGTGTGGCAAGCAGTTCACGCAGCTGAACGCGCTGCAGCGTCACCATCGAATACACACCGGGGAGAAGCCGTTCATGTGCAACGCCTGTGGGCGAACGTTCACCGACAAGTCCACCCTCCGACGGCACACTTCG atacaCGATAAAAACACCCCCTGGAAGTCCTTCCTTGTCATAGTTGAAGGAGCATCTAAGAATGATGAAGGTCACAAAACAGAGCTTCCTGACGAGGAATATGATGTGTCACCTAAAATACCAGAGAAGCTCCTGTCTTTCCCTGAAAACGGCCACTATCAAAACTTGACTGCTGTCCCGGGGAGCGTGACTGCGCTGCACGACGCCGGTTCTGCCGCGGGAACAGACTGTAAGTCAGACGGGACACCGGGACCACAGGAAGCCCTGATAGCCACCGCCTTGAGCGAGCTGACAGTGCTGCACACGCCGACAGACGCTGTTCAGCCACAGCTTCACGCTCTGGTGAATATGGAGTAA